A window of Nocardiopsis sp. Huas11 genomic DNA:
TGGATCGCCCGGCGCCTGCGGCGGCTGGCCTGGCCCGTCGTGCCGCTCGCGGTCCTGTGGATCGTCACCAGCCACGCCATGGTGCTCGGCGGCGTCCCGGAGACGGCGATGGCGGCCGGCTCGGGCGCGGCCGGCATGGTGCTGTGGTTCCTGGCCGTGTACGTGCTCGTGGTCGTGTGCACGCCCCTGCTGTCGGCCGCCCAGGAGCGGTTCGGCTGGCGGGTCACGGCGGCCCTCTTCACGGGGGCGGCCGTCGTGGACGTGCTCCGCTTCGGCACCGGCGTGGAGGCGTTCGGCTTCGCCAACATCGCCTTCGTGTGGCTGGGCGTGCACCAGCTCGGCTTCGCCTACGGCCACGGCGCGATCCGCCGCCCGCACGCCGTGCTGATGGCGGTCGGCGGTGTGGCGGCGGCGCTGACCCTGGCCATCGTCGGCCCCTACTCGCCGAACATGACCGGCGTGTTCGCCCTGGAGTCCTCCAACGTCTCCCCGCCGACCCTGGTGCTCGCCGCCCTGGGCACCGCGCAGGTCGGTGTCGCGGTCCTGCTGCGGGACCGGATCAACGCCTGGGCGGCCCGCCCCGGCCCCGCCCGCCTGCTGGACCGGGTGTGCCCGCAGCTGATGACCGTGTACCTGTGGCACATGGTGCCGCTGAGCGTGATCGCCGGTGTGCTGGTGTTCGGCCTGGGGATGAACACCCCGGAGCCGATGACCGGGGCGTGGGTGCTGTGGGGCGCGCTGGGGACGGTGGCCCTGCTGGCGCTCTCCGTACCGCTGGCCCGCTGCGCGGTCCGGCTGGAGGAGCCCCCGGCCGTGCTGTCCGGAGCCCCCGGGACGGTGCGCGTGCTCGCCGCCGCGGCGCTGGTGGGCGGCGGCCTGCTGGTCCTGACGGTGTCCGGCCTGGGCGTGGGCCTGGTGCCCCTGCTCGGCCTCCTGGCGGTCGTGTCCGGCCTGGCCCTGACCCGCGCACCGCGCCCTCGGGCCACGTCCGTGGCGACCGTGCCGCGCGTGGCGGTCGACCTCTTCCGCTGAGCGGTCCTGCCCCCGTCGAGCGGGTCGGGTCGGCCGGTCCCGTCGGCCCGCGGCCGCACTTGGCCGCGCCCCCGTTCCCACAGGTCACGCCCGAGCCGGTGAAGTCCTTGCCCGTACCGGGGGTGTTCGGGCTTGGAAACGGGTGTCGCCGGGAGGTAGACCGATGTTCATGGATCCGACACTCATCAGTTGTGAGCGCCGGGGCGCCGGGCGCCCCCTGATCTTGCTGCACGGCCTCGGTGACCGGCGCCAGTGCTGGCGCGCGGTGTCGGCGGACCTGCTCCGCGAGTACGAGGTCGTCTGCGTGGACCTGCCGGGTTTCGGGTCCAGCCCGGCTCCGCCCGCCGGTGAGTCCTACGACGTCCACTCCCTGACCACGGCCGTCCAGGAGTTCTGTGCCCTGCACGGATTCGAACGGCCGCACGTGGCGGGCAACTCCCTCGGCGGGGCCATCGCACTCGAACTGGGGGTGCGCGGCGTCGCCGGGTCGGTGACGGTGTTCTCACCGATCGGGTTCTCCGACCCGCTGGCCCGCCTCGGGATGCGCGTCGCCGGCGGCGGGGCCCGCCTGGCCGGCCACGTGCCCCTGCGCTACAAGGAACGCCTGGCCGACACGGCTCCCGCCCGGGCCCTGGCCCGGGCCGTCCTGCGCGGGAACCCCGCCTCGCCCGAGGCCAGGGCGACGCGTTTCGCGGTGCGGGGCCTGGAACCCGGATCGCCCTTCCTGCGGTTGGTCCCCAGGGTCGCCGCGTACTTCTTCCAGGCCCGGCCGATCGCGTGCCCGGTCACGATCGCCTGGGGCGACCGCGACCGCACGCTGCTGCCGTCCAGCGCGGTCGCCGCGCACCTGAGGGTGCCGCACGCGCGGATGGTGTCGCTGATCGGCTGCGGCCACATCCCGATGGCCGACGACCCGGGCTCCGTCGCCGCGCAGATCCGCTGGACCTGCCGCGCCGCCGATCGTGCCTTTGACGCGCTCGCGAGCCCGCGACGGGGCTCTGGGCACTGAGGGGCCCCGTGGCGGTCAGCGCCGGTCGGCCGGGGTGTCGGCCGAGGCGAGCATGACCGAGTCCAGGTAGCACCACGCCCAGGTCTCCCCGGGCTCCACCGAGCGGACGATCGGGTGGCCGAACCGGTCGGCGTGCAGGCCGGCGTGCCGCCCCGGCGAGTCGTCGCAGCAGCCGACGAACCCGCAGCTGGTGCACAGGCGCAGGTGGATCCAGTCGGTCCGTCCCTGGCGCAGGCACTCGGTGCACCCGGCGCTCTTGGGCAGCACCGGCTGGATCGTCCCGGCGTGCGCGCAGGCGGTGTCGGGATCGATCCGGAAGTGGTCGACGGCGGTCGGGTTGGGACGGCCCATGTCCACGTGGTCGATCTTGAGCAGGTCCAGGACGGTCCGCCCCAGCGGCTCCGTCACGGCGCGATGGGTGTCCACCACCCGGCGCACGTCGGCCTCGTACAGCCCCGGGACGTCCGGGGCGTCGGTCGAGCGGACCACGATCGGGACCCCGGGGGCGACGGCGTGCAGGACGTGCGCGATGTGGGTGGCCTCCTCCGCGGAGTTCTCCGCGATGACGATGAGCTTGACCCGCTCCATGTCGACCTCGTGCAGCACGCCGGCCTTGATCGCCTCACCGCGCACGACCGTGTGTCCGAGCGCCTCCGCCTCGGCGGCGAGGTCGGGGCTGAGCGTGGTCACGGTGACCGGGACGCCGTTGACGCTCAGGTAGTGGCTCAGGTTCCGGGCGACCGGCCCCCACCCCGACAGCAGGACGCGGTCGCGGGTGTCGGCGTGGGCCGGGCCCTCTTCGTCGCCGGACGGGGCGGGCGCCGCGCCTTCGGGCAGGCGCCGGGCGAGGGCGCCGCCGAGCGCGCCGAGCGCTGGCGTGGCCGCCATCAGGAGCACGGTCACCGCGACCAGCAGCTGGTCGCCCTCGGCGCCCAGGCCGGCGGGGGTCAGCCCGTAGCCCGCCCCGACCTGTTGCAGGACGAACGAGAACTCGCCGATCTGCGCGAGGAGGAAGGCGGCGCCCACCGCGGTGGGCGCTCCGACCCCCAGGACGGCGACCGCGGTGTAGGCCGTCACCGCCTTGATCACCACGACGGCGCCGGCCGCGATGAGGACCATCCACCACAGCCGCGCCAGGACGGCGACGTCCAGCAGCATGCCGATGGAGACGAAGAACACCGCGCTGAAGATCATCTGCAGCGGCATGATCTCGCTGAGCGCGTGGGCGCTGTGCCGGGACTCGCTCAGCACCATGCCCGCGAGGAAGGCCCCCAGGGCCTCGCTGATCCCGGCGAGCGAGGTCACGTAGGCCACGCCGAGCGCGATGGCCACGATGGTCAGCAGGAAGATCTCCGGCGAGCAGAGCCGGGCGACCCGCTCCAGCAGCGGCGGCATGACCTTGCGCGCCACGAACAGGACGGCGGTCAGCACCAGGGCGGCGGTCCCGAGGGCCCGCGCGATCCCCAGCGCTCCTCCGTCGCTGTCCCCGCCCAGGAGCGGGATCAGGAGCACCATCACGATGATGGCGAGGTCCTGGAAGATCAGCGTGCCCACCGCGGCCTGGCCGACCGGTTGCTGGGTGAGGCCCTTGGCCGCGACCACCTTGAGCACGATCGCGGTGGAGGACAGGGCGACGAGGAAGCCGGTGAAGACACCGATCCGCCAGTCCTGGCCGAAGAGGACGAAGAGCCCGGCCACGACGCTCGTGGTCAGCACCACCTGGACGGTGCCGCCGCCCAGCACGAAGCGCTTGATCCTGGACAGCCGTTCGACGGAGAACTCCGCGCCGATGGTGAACAGGAGCAGCATCACGCCGATGTCGGCCGCGCTGCGCACGGACTCCTCATCGGCGATCAGCCCGAGCTGGTGGGGGCCGAGGAGGACCCCGGCCAGGAGGAAGCCCACGATCGGGACGACCCTGATCCTGACGAAGAGCGCGCCGATCAGGCCCGCCGACACCAGCAGTGCCACGATCGGGCCGAGGAATTCGGGCGTCTCGCCCGCCGCGAGCATCACTGTGGGCCTCCCGTGAAGGTGTGGGGTTCCCGCCATGCGGGCCTGTGCCCCCTTCGGCCCGGTGCCAGGTTCGGTGGTCCCTGGGCCGAAGGGGGCGCTATGGACCTTATCCGGGCCGGGCCGGCGCCCGTCGCACGGGCGGCCCACCGAGGGCGGGGTCGGCGGCCGGCCCCCTGGCCTGCGGTGGGGCCGGACTTCCGCGAAAGCGAGCGCTGGGGATAGCGTGGGGCCGGTGAACCCGACAGGAGGCAGTGGATTGACTCAGGATCGACAGGTGGCTCCGGGCGGCCCCGCGTGGCTGCGCGACCAGGAGCGCGGGCTGTACGCCTTCGCCGAGGGTGCGGCGGTACCCGACGGCTTCGGATGGCTGGACTCGCA
This region includes:
- a CDS encoding acyltransferase, with product MTVTAESAPEGAQQPPPTAQLLRIPAQGRRGAGRDRFLDVIRLLVMGLVVAQHWWLPTLVGDADGLTVGSVLSHDGGFLLTWGVQVMPLIFFVGGAANLISWRSASGRGTAASTWIARRLRRLAWPVVPLAVLWIVTSHAMVLGGVPETAMAAGSGAAGMVLWFLAVYVLVVVCTPLLSAAQERFGWRVTAALFTGAAVVDVLRFGTGVEAFGFANIAFVWLGVHQLGFAYGHGAIRRPHAVLMAVGGVAAALTLAIVGPYSPNMTGVFALESSNVSPPTLVLAALGTAQVGVAVLLRDRINAWAARPGPARLLDRVCPQLMTVYLWHMVPLSVIAGVLVFGLGMNTPEPMTGAWVLWGALGTVALLALSVPLARCAVRLEEPPAVLSGAPGTVRVLAAAALVGGGLLVLTVSGLGVGLVPLLGLLAVVSGLALTRAPRPRATSVATVPRVAVDLFR
- a CDS encoding alpha/beta fold hydrolase translates to MDPTLISCERRGAGRPLILLHGLGDRRQCWRAVSADLLREYEVVCVDLPGFGSSPAPPAGESYDVHSLTTAVQEFCALHGFERPHVAGNSLGGAIALELGVRGVAGSVTVFSPIGFSDPLARLGMRVAGGGARLAGHVPLRYKERLADTAPARALARAVLRGNPASPEARATRFAVRGLEPGSPFLRLVPRVAAYFFQARPIACPVTIAWGDRDRTLLPSSAVAAHLRVPHARMVSLIGCGHIPMADDPGSVAAQIRWTCRAADRAFDALASPRRGSGH
- a CDS encoding cation:proton antiporter gives rise to the protein MLAAGETPEFLGPIVALLVSAGLIGALFVRIRVVPIVGFLLAGVLLGPHQLGLIADEESVRSAADIGVMLLLFTIGAEFSVERLSRIKRFVLGGGTVQVVLTTSVVAGLFVLFGQDWRIGVFTGFLVALSSTAIVLKVVAAKGLTQQPVGQAAVGTLIFQDLAIIVMVLLIPLLGGDSDGGALGIARALGTAALVLTAVLFVARKVMPPLLERVARLCSPEIFLLTIVAIALGVAYVTSLAGISEALGAFLAGMVLSESRHSAHALSEIMPLQMIFSAVFFVSIGMLLDVAVLARLWWMVLIAAGAVVVIKAVTAYTAVAVLGVGAPTAVGAAFLLAQIGEFSFVLQQVGAGYGLTPAGLGAEGDQLLVAVTVLLMAATPALGALGGALARRLPEGAAPAPSGDEEGPAHADTRDRVLLSGWGPVARNLSHYLSVNGVPVTVTTLSPDLAAEAEALGHTVVRGEAIKAGVLHEVDMERVKLIVIAENSAEEATHIAHVLHAVAPGVPIVVRSTDAPDVPGLYEADVRRVVDTHRAVTEPLGRTVLDLLKIDHVDMGRPNPTAVDHFRIDPDTACAHAGTIQPVLPKSAGCTECLRQGRTDWIHLRLCTSCGFVGCCDDSPGRHAGLHADRFGHPIVRSVEPGETWAWCYLDSVMLASADTPADRR